GTCACCCGTCACTGCCTGAGCTCGCTGAGCATCTGTGGGTGGACGAGCAGACGGCGTGGACGCGGATGCAACACCTGCGACCCGATCGAGGTCGCCGAGATCGAAGCGGCGACCGAGGGTGACTGGTCGTGGAGTGACGTCGCATGACGGACGAAGAGAAGGCGATGCTCGACCTGGCCGGGCGGAGATGGAACTACGCCGGCAACCTCGAGCAGAAGGTGCGAGACGAGTTCGGCATCA
This is a stretch of genomic DNA from Gordonia westfalica. It encodes these proteins:
- a CDS encoding DUF3263 domain-containing protein; amino-acid sequence: MTDEEKAMLDLAGRRWNYAGNLEQKVRDEFGISLTRFWQIVNRLLDTQEALSYSPQVVNRLR